In Phaeodactylum tricornutum CCAP 1055/1 chromosome 21, whole genome shotgun sequence, the following proteins share a genomic window:
- a CDS encoding predicted protein, translating into MTEPEHPLPPSTTDDYVANGEFSASSMNADDASMVASDAAALHLPESSEVLMKKTRITALNKALFATYFCNAVSVTLPVILMPLIAAEQTSLAGSSLATAAFVALGGRVSASLYLTAMAGFHLWLSFNKTGPIFGWILAGLDFCASIQWTACSLILANHYDTSPAEFAAGVTVLSLASTFGVLFSKIGGIVLLQYVSSWSIVARVGAVVAVVGAILVRSLVTEMPLQAGGITPSSIKRFNIRGVVRSLGNVLGSRIFWLVGLAHATTFLARTSDRVLGSFFLESTSLPRHLCGGLTASVTLGFVHGLGKGKMFYSLKDTQSKTRLLRKNYAKATLSCLALALLANQKVATVLFPSKYVIAGLVALLTGVMASSLSFQFYQIPPMTSKMFGEDKAVCLSFLDGMGFFLSAPIWAVTSQIVGGLGIYGWSTAWVMLAFLFGSGGALMLRTLPQVLDEQR; encoded by the exons ATGACCGAGCCGGAGCATCCTCTACCGCCTTCGACCACGGATGATTACGTGGCGAACGGAGAATTTTCTGCGTCATCAATGAATGCCGACGACGCTAGTATGGTCGCATCCGATGCTGCTGCTTTACACTTGCCAGAATCGTCCGAGGTACTGATGAAAAAGACTAGGATTACAGCTCTCAACAAAGCACTTTTTGCAACGTACTTTTGCAATGCCGTATCGGTAACACTACCAGTCATTCTCATGCCTTTGATTGCTGCCGAGCAGACTTCTCTGGCTGGCTCTTCGCTCGCAACTGCCGCATTTGTG GCATTGGGCGGCCGAGTGTCGGCTTCGCTGTACCTTACAGCCATGGCAGGCTTCCATTTGTGGTTGTCTTTTAACAAGACAGGCCCCATATTTGGATGGATTCTTGCTGGTCTGGACTTTTGCGCTTCAATTCAATGGACAGCATGCTCCCTCATTTTGGCAAATCACTACGACACCAGTCCTGCCGAATTTGCAGCTGGGGTTACTGTTCTGAGTTTGGCCAGCACGTTCGGAGTTCTTTTCTCCAAAATAGGAGGAATAGTATTGCTCCAGTATGTATCATCCTGGAGTATTGTTGCTCGAGTTGGAGCGGTAGTGGCTGTGGTCGGAGCAATCCTCGTCCGCTCTTTGGTTACCGAAATGCCACTCCAGGCCGGAGGAATTACTCCATCGTCGATCAAACGGTTTAACATTAGAGGAGTTGTGCGGTCTCTAGGCAATGTTTTGGGAAGCAGAATATTTTGGTTGGTGGGATTGGCACACGCAACCACCTTCTTGGCTCGCACCAGCGATCGCGTGTTGGGGTCATTCTTTTTAGAGTCTACTTCTCTTCCTCGCCATCTGTGCGGGGGTCTTACGGCTAGCGTGACCCTCGGTTTTGTTCATGGTCTGGGTAAGGGGAAAATGTTTTACAGCCTGAAGGATACGCAGTCCAAGACAAGATTGTTACGGAAGAACTACGCCAAGGCGACGTTATCTTGCCTGGCTTTGGCTTTGCTGGCGAATCAGAAGGTAGCTACTGTCTTGTTCCCCTCCAAGTATGTTATTGCGGGGTTGGTCGCATTGCTAACAGGAGTCATGGCGTCGTCGCTCTCCTTTCAATTTTACCAGATCCCGCCTATGACGTCTAAGATGTTTGGTGAAGACAAAGCGGTATGTCTTTCGTTTCTGGACGGCATGGGTTTCTTCTTGTCAGCTCCCATATGGGCTGTTACAAGCCAAATTGTTGGAGGTCTTGGAATTTATGGGTGGTCAACTGCCTGGGTGATGTTGGCCTTTCTGTTCGGCTCGGGAGGGGCGCTGATGCTAAGAACGCTCCCGCAAGTCCTTGATGAACAACGGTAA
- a CDS encoding predicted protein, protein MTMISKNLNNTTTETNLEKQTEQLRRSDGELLAETEIQEWHPAVKLAARKSQQGQQYPYIFVPLEMGGSGRTHTVSEGSRRLLQEEISFQDLQNMTELFYKKAFADPTLDQFIRSHNDPHGSRFAKWIHQKLSGSTVWDQDRRTRNLEPVEVAGGYNHVVHDRSSAHVAAWYSKKRPSNEVGRHFKLDEARVWMRLHFWAMRESGIAEKSPSFADYYFRFIAHFVKVYEAMAPVYARDSLRWSANQRNIQTYLDNGRVMKDVLGLSLEEAQLQIPEEERNDFDWPYNASPH, encoded by the coding sequence ATGACGATGATTTCGAAGAACTTGAACAACACGACGACAGAAACCAATCTAGAGAAGCAGACAGAGCAACTTCGTCGAAGCGATGGAGAGTTGCTGGCAGAAACCGAGATACAAGAATGGCATCCTGCCGTCAAACTAGCAGCCCGAAAATCACAGCAGGGCCAGCAGTATCCTTATATCTTTGTGCCCCTTGAAATGGGAGGTAGCGGACGCACGCATACAGTCTCGGAAGGATCACGCAGGCTTTTGCAAGAGGAAATTTCTTTCCAGGACCTTCAAAACATGACAGAACTGTTTTACAAAAAGGCCTTTGCAGACCCAACACTGGACCAATTCATCCGCTCTCATAACGATCCCCATGGCTCTCGCTTTGCAAAATGGATCCATCAAAAGCTCAGCGGCTCAACCGTGTGGGACCAAGACCGCCGAACTCGAAATCTGGAACCAGTCGAAGTTGCAGGAGGATACAATCATGTTGTGCATGACAGAAGCTCGGCTCACGTAGCTGCTTGGTACTCAAAAAAGCGCCCCAGCAATGAAGTCGGTCGACACTTTAAGCTGGATGAGGCACGGGTGTGGATGAGACTACACTTCTGGGCCATGCGCGAGTCGGGCATTGCCGAGAAGAGTCCCAGCTTTGCAGACTACTACTTCCGATTCATTGCTCATTTTGTAAAAGTTTACGAGGCAATGGCACCTGTATATGCGCGTGATAGCCTGCGTTGGTCAGCTAATCAAAGGAATATTCAAACATATTTGGACAATGGTAGAGTAATGAAGGACGTCCTGGGTCTAAGCCTGGAAGAGGCACAATTGCAGATTCCCGAAGAGGAAAGAAACGATTTTGACTGGCCGTATAACGCGTCACCGCATTAA
- a CDS encoding predicted protein: MRRPLRLWYKEPPPPSHDPPSPQLHHHHHSRFYHPHWGFLLILSGVALQMWVSVTQLSALEVPENNLDVPLLPAFRSTREDSSRKTPASTSAWRLYVGRVRYGVPVSAASYTWEAQPPRVVRLAHDGSYQHPIPSSRNRVARRNVAELGNASCTYCQYESDQHLWDFEKPFYEDCTPMAKWQTIFYPTCNVLHEITMMHSEEDYDPKGHDLADESIDEIEDNDDDTVPSIEETTLLSMQGSWRSVWKYQDAVNDTAVLKVLKHSREFDHESFAYHITDAIVMERLTSSPHIINAYGFCGQSVLTEFASGSARKLIKDPKFNSKERLKMGRDLARALTAMHSIDFPNSTNPTLAHNDINIANAVEVDGRIKLNDFNLAVLMRWNDTQPCGYPVRFDRPMWESPEDVRNLTYVDPALGDVYSLGNLLFSVLTTRQPWLHLEPNGPYNKTEVAQMKTQGIMPAIPDKYLESRKMAHHALYFAIQAAYRDDPAERLSSHELAEALGIALNWGRDGRRTSRTDLAMLFVKPRPDMY, from the coding sequence ATGAGACGGCCTCTGCGGCTCTGGTACAAGGAACCTCCGCCGCCTTCACACGATCCTCCATCCCCTCAACTACATCATCACCACCATTCACGATTTTATCATCCACACTGGGGATTTCTCCTCATCTTATCGGGAGTTGCCTTGCAAATGTGGGTTTCCGTTACGCAATTATCGGCCTTGGAGGTACCCGAAAACAACCTCGACGTGCCCTTGCTCCCAGCCTTTCGGAGCACCCGCGAAGATTCGTCACGAAAGACGCCGGCGTCCACCAGTGCGTGGAGGCTCTACGTCGGTCGTGTACGGTACGGCGTGCCCGTGTCCGCCGCCTCCTACACGTGGGAAGCGCAACCCCCGCGAGTCGTTCGTTTGGCTCACGACGGATCCTACCAACATCCGATTCCCTCCTCCCGGAATCGCGTGGCCCGACGGAATGTGGCGGAACTAGGGAATGCTTCCTGTACCTACTGTCAATACGAGTCGGATCAACATCTATGGGACTTTGAAAAACCCTTTTACGAGGACTGTACCCCCATGGCGAAATGGCAAACCATCTTTTATCCAACCTGCAATGTCTTGCACGAAATTACCATGATGCACTCGGAGGAAGACTACGATCCAAAAGGACACGACTTGGCCGACGAGAGTATCGATGAAATTGAGGATAACGACGATGACACCGTCCCTTCCATCGAAGAAACCACCTTGCTGAGTATGCAGGGCAGTTGGCGGAGTGTTTGGAAGTACCAGGATGCGGTCAACGATACGGCCGTACTCAAAGTGCTGAAACACAGTCGAGAATTCGATCACGAATCTTTCGCCTACCACATTACCGATGCCATAGTCATGGAGCGCTTGACCTCGTCCCCACACATTATCAACGCTTACGGATTCTGTGGACAATCTGTCTTAACTGAATTCGCTTCGGGCTCGGCGCGCAAGCTCATTAAGGACCCCAAATTTAACAGCAAGGAACGGCTGAAAATGGGAAGAGATTTGGCTCGGGCCTTGACAGCAATGCATTCAATCGACTTTCCCAACAGCACCAACCCCACGCTGGCTCACAATGACATTAACATTGCGAATGCCGTTGAAGTGGATGGTCGCATCAAGCTTAACGACTTTAATCTGGCCGTCTTGATGCGATGGAATGATACACAACCGTGTGGCTATCCGGTACGGTTCGATCGACCCATGTGGGAATCACCGGAAGACGTCCGCAACCTCACCTACGTAGATCCGGCACTCGGGGACGTCTACAGTCTCGGCAATCTACTCTTTAGCGTATTGACAACCCGACAACCGTGGCTACATCTGGAACCGAACGGCCCCTACAACAAAACAGAGGTTGCACAAATGAAAACGCAAGGCATCATGCCAGCTATTCCCGATAAATATTTAGAATCGCGCAAGATGGCGCATCACGCGTTGTATTTCGCCATCCAAGCCGCCTACCGAGATGATCCGGCCGAGCGGCTCAGTTCCCACGAACTGGCGGAAGCTTTGGGGATCGCTCTAAATTGGGGTCGGGATGGAAGACGCACCTCCCGCACCGACCTTGCCATGCTGTTTGTCAAGCCGAGACCCGACATGTACTAA
- a CDS encoding predicted protein encodes MAKQVPHGADETLVDLMCKTDEEKNAAIAKATVELEASDRQLCDVELIMNGGFSPLTGFMNEEEYQSVVENMALPDGTVFGLPVVFDTDDENLQPGTTILLKQGDRAIATVELTDKFTPDKPLECLKCYGTSQIEHPGTLMVATERGRYYMGGKVTGLNLPVREFPCKTPQEVRAGLPDDKDVVAFQCRNPVHRAHYELFTRALDDALVSEGGIVLVHPTCGPTQADDISGEVRYKTYEVLKEETANPRVQWEYLPYSMHMAGPREAIQHMIIRKNFGCTHFIIGRDMAGSKSSVTGDDFYGAYDAQECAEKYSAQLGVTPVPSLNLVYTEEEGYTTADYADEKGLHTKKLSGTKFRQMLRGGDDIPEWFAFKSVVKVLRDNM; translated from the coding sequence ATGGCCAAGCAGGTTCCCCACGGAGCCGACGAGACGCTCGTCGACTTGATGTGCAAGACGGACGAGGAAAAGAACGCCGCCATCGCCAAGGCTACCGTCGAACTAGAGGCCTCGGACCGTCAGCTCTGCGACGTCGAACTCATCATGAACGGCGGATTCTCTCCTTTGACGGGATTCATGAACGAAGAAGAGTACCAATCGGTCGTCGAGAATATGGCGCTGCCGGACGGTACCGTTTTCGGACTGCCCGTCGTTTTTGataccgacgacgaaaatctGCAACCCGGCACCACCATTCTGCTCAAGCAGGGCGACCGCGCCATTGCCACCGTCGAGCTCACGGACAAGTTCACGCCCGACAAGCCCCTGGAATGTCTCAAATGCTACGGAACCTCACAGATCGAGCATCCCGGGACACTCATGGTCGCCACCGAGCGTGGTCGTTACTACATGGGCGGCAAGGTCACCGGCCTCAACCTACCCGTGCGCGAATTCCCGTGCAAGACGCCCCAGGAAGTCAGGGCCGGACTCCCCGACGACAAGGACGTGGTGGCCTTTCAGTGCCGCAACCCCGTCCACCGCGCGCACTACGAACTCTTCACCCGCGCTCTCGACGATGCCCTCGTGAGCGAAGGCGGTATCGTGCTGGTGCACCCGACCTGCGGGCCCACACAGGCCGACGACATTTCTGGTGAAGTCCGTTACAAGACCTACGAAGTGCTCAAGGAAGAAACCGCCAATCCCCGGGTGCAGTGGGAGTACCTGCCGTACTCGATGCACATGGCCGGACCCCGGGAAGCCATTCAGCACATGATCATCCGCAAGAACTTTGGTTGCACGCACTTTATCATTGGACGCGACATGGCCGGGAGCAAGAGCTCCGTCACTGGTGACGACTTTTACGGAGCCTACGACGCCCAGGAATGCGCCGAGAAGTATTCCGCACAGCTCGGCGTGACACCCGTGCCCAGTCTCAACCTCGTGTacacggaagaagaaggcTACACCACCGCCGACTATGCCGACGAAAAGGGCCTACACACCAAGAAGTTGTCCGGTACCAAGTTCCGTCAAATGCTACGTGGGGGCGACGACATTCCCGAATGGTTCGCCTTTAAGAGCGTCGTGAAGGTTCTACGAGACAATATGTAA
- a CDS encoding predicted protein — translation MKAVVTRLVWLFVYGTMLHRIGHVTGRRGGMATFVHGPRRANLRCRPHHPSRLLWDDTEFRRPFGRLWSSTRIHRSDDDDATRTEQPTDNTNNNENDTTVVIYEELVRLASDLRRHDALYYESEMARNSVGRIPPCSNDSNVRVAWAYKPRGTEDASETFFCRPRRPTPNDATRIVVDRVKRPHVRPMLSLDNVHREEELLAWLERIRKKLTVDDGPSSLTILTEPKLDGLSLSCRYEQRQSNTTLYTFVWASTRGDGKQGQDVTHAVQQGNLVPLTLDWASLVADPESYTHPKVLEIRGEIVLPTTVFQSLEGEGLAFANARNAASGILLRKESITDPVASQALREKLCFYAYDVAGDDGFTVSGVQLRRVLPTLGFRVPEPVAVTRLRLNNTTAWNVNDIQALLKYHHSMQHHRQGKKTSQTYGDYDMDGAVHKVSESDLRIILGQSNRAPRWAIAHKFAPLAAVTTLLDITVQVGRTGALTPVAILQPVELAGVVVRRATLHNFAHMQQVLGSTTTIAKESSVLVRRAGDVIPQVVQRIAGTDAGSNNGFDTISVAFPETCPACGSPVVTDEVNKTASKETAGQVLRCGGPQWNCTPRAVGSIAHAVSRDALDVTGLSEARIMQLIEAGFISRPSDIFALAKSPTQLEKLAEMDGWGPKSAQNLAAVANRIAKNGISLSRFVYSLGIRFSGVHSSALIAAAYGSVEDFLKDVEAASTLPIKQVQDQESNDEQVQSFARLREETDITKGIGPVLLNSLDTFAQDQELVEAAESLASSILVLADDSAMVVSTLATTGPLQDMAVVFTGSISEMSRSEAKKWAKVMGAKSTPGSISKLTGLVVAGEKGGKKLEQAEKLGSFFKW, via the exons ATGAAGGCTGTCGTTACTCGTCTAGTTTGGCTATTCGTTTACGGCACCATGCTGCATCGGATAGGGCACGTGACGGGCAGGCGTGGTGGGATGGCAACCTTCGTACACGGTCCAAGACGAGCTAATCTCCGTTGTCGACCACACCACCCGTCACGGCTGCTTTGGGATGATACCGAGTTCCGTCGACCGTTCGGTCGCTTGTGGTCGTCCACGAGGATTCATCggagcgacgacgacgacgcgacTCGTACCGAACAACCCACcgacaataccaacaacaacgagAACGACACTACCGTCGTGATATACGAGGAACTGGTGCGATTGGCATCGGACCTGCGTCGTCACGACGCACTGTATTACGAATCGGAAATGGCG CGGAACTCTGTCGGACGTATCCCTCCTTGCTCCAACGACTCGAACGTGAGAGTGGCTTGGGCGTACAAGCCACGCGGTACGGAGGACGCGTCGGAAACGTTCTTTTGCCGACCACGACGACCGACCCCCAATGACGCGACCCGTATCGTCGTGGATCGGGTCAAACGTCCACACGTCCGGCCCATGCTGTCGTTGGATAACGTGCATCGAGAGGAAGAATTGCTGGCCTGGCTCGAACGCATTCGCAAGAAACTCACGGTAGATGATGGACCGTCCTCTCTCACCATTCTTACGGAACCCAAACTGGACGGACTTTCCTTGTCGTGTCGTTACGAACAACGTCAGTCCAACACAACACTGTACACTTTTGTTTGGGCTTCCACACGGGGAGACGGGAAACAGGGACAGGATGTGACACACGCGGTCCAACAAGGTAACCTGGTACCCTTGACACTCGATTGGGCCTCGTTGGTTGCCGATCCGGAAAGTTACACCCATCCCAAGGTACTGGAAATTCGTGGCGAGATTGTACTCCCCACGACCGTCTTTCAATCCTTGGAAGGCGAAGGGTTGGCCTTTGCGAACGCCCGCAACGCGGCCAGTGGAATCTTGCTGCGCAAGGAAAGTATCACGGATCCGGTGGCATCCCAGGCATTGCGGGAAAAACTTTGTTTCTACGCGTACGATGTGGCCGGGGATGACGGATTCACCGTGAGTGGCGTACAACTTCGCCGTGTTCTCCCAACGCTCGGGTTTCGTGTACCAGAGCCGGTCGCCGTCACCCGATTGCGCCTCAACAACACTACCGCATGGAACGTCAACGACATTCAGGCTCTTTTAAAATACCACCACTCCATGCAACATCATCGCCAAGGAAAGAAGACGTCACAAACGTACGGAGACTACGATATGGATGGTGCGGTACACAAAGTTTCCGAAAGCGATTTACGGATAATACTGGGACAATCCAATCGCGCACCACGTTGGGCAATAGCCCACAAGTTTGCTCCATTGGCCGCTGTTACGACCTTGTTGGATATTACGGTGCAAGTGGGTCGGACCGGAGCTTTGACCCCGGTGGCCATTTTGCAGCCCGTGGAATTGGCTGGAGTCGTGGTGAGACGCGCCACCCTACACAACTTTGCGCATATGCAGCAGGTATTGGGATCCACTACCACAATTGCCAAGGAAAGCTCCGTCTTGGTACGGCGTGCCGGTGATGTAATTCCTCAAGTGGTACAGCGAATCGCCGGCACTGATGCCGGTTCCAATAATGGATTCGACACAATTTCGGTGGCCTTTCCCGAAACGTGCCCAGCGTGTGGTTCGCCTGTTGTTACAGACGAAGTCAATAAAACAGCATCGAAAGAGACTGCGGGACAGGTTTTGCGTTGCGGCGGCCCGCAATGGAACTGCACCCCTCGAGCGGTTGGTTCAATTGCGCACGCAGTTTCTCGTGACGCTCTAGACGTGACGGGGCTTTCCGAGGCGAGGATAATGCAACTCATCGAGGCAGGATTTATTTCCAGGCCCAGCGATATCTTTGCTTTGGCCAAGAGTCCGACTCAACTAGAAAAGTTAGCAGAAATGGATGGCTGGGGACCGAAATCGGCACAAAATCTTGCGGCGGTGGCTAATCGTATTGCAAAGAATGGGATCTCACTTTCCCGATTCGTATACTCGCTAGGAATTCGGTTTTCTGGCGTACACTCTTCAGCCCTTATTGCGGCAGCTTACGGTTCggtggaagactttttgaaGGATGTCGAGGCGGCTTCGACTTTACCGATAAAGCAGGTGCAAGACCAGGAAAGCAACGATGAACAGGTGCAATCTTTCGCACGTCTCAGGGAAGAAACTGATATCACCAAAGGCATCGGACCCGTTTTGCTAAACTCGCTCGATACTTTTGCTCAGGATCAGGAGCTTGTCGAGGCTGCGGAATCGCTTGCCTCAAGTATTCTGGTGCTGGCCGACGATTCGGCTATGGTAGTGTCCACGCTTGCTACAACTGGCCCACTACAAGACATGGCTGTTGTTTTTACTGGCTCGATATCGGAAATGTCAAGGAGCGAAGCCAAGAAATGGGCCAAGGTGATGGGGGCCAAGTCCACACCGGGCTCAATCAGCAAGTTGACTGGTTTAGTAGTGGCAGGAGAGAAAGGAGGAAAGAAGCTGGAGCAAGCAGAAAAGCTCGGT AGTTTCTTCAAATGGTAA